The Novosphingobium terrae genome has a window encoding:
- a CDS encoding DUF4337 family protein, translated as MMSRSEQAPMGPLMTGVIALALLLVHFTLGHVQQNALAATIAASDAQIALEAQKLRQSVLFAHANQPGLDRDVRADEMGEAASMGQGRGIGGLTEDLEKLRDTAQHEHARARVIELAEVALELAILLMAAAMAGQSRRIMYGAGVVAALGVVLAALAGVGITLF; from the coding sequence ATGATGAGCCGTTCCGAACAAGCGCCGATGGGCCCCCTGATGACCGGCGTGATCGCGCTGGCGCTGCTGCTGGTGCATTTCACGTTGGGCCATGTCCAACAGAACGCCCTTGCCGCGACCATCGCCGCCAGCGACGCCCAGATCGCTCTGGAAGCCCAGAAGCTGCGCCAGTCAGTGCTCTTCGCCCATGCCAACCAGCCCGGCCTGGACCGCGATGTGCGTGCCGATGAAATGGGTGAGGCAGCCTCGATGGGGCAGGGGCGCGGCATCGGCGGGCTGACCGAGGATCTCGAAAAGCTGCGCGACACGGCCCAGCATGAACATGCCCGCGCCCGCGTGATCGAGCTGGCCGAAGTGGCGCTGGAACTCGCCATCCTGCTGATGGCGGCCGCCATGGCCGGTCAGTCGCGCCGTATTATGTATGGCGCCGGTGTCGTGGCTGCGCTGGGCGTGGTGCTGGCGGCTCTGGCAGGCGTGGGCATTACGCTGTTCTAA